In a single window of the Bactrocera dorsalis isolate Fly_Bdor chromosome 2, ASM2337382v1, whole genome shotgun sequence genome:
- the LOC125776340 gene encoding protein ZBED8-like, whose product MIDESTDIGLNKDMCILARFYDEEKGRVVVKLLDLLPIGADCTADALYKTFKELILSLGIPFNNISGMCSDGANVIVGKCNSFASRLINDIPNVVVVKCICHSAAIIASKACLALPRAPEDLLRQIGSYVSGSSKRCAQLEAVQEMLGGRKKKILRMCATRWLSHHRCVESVLENWEVLLEFFKQAVAQDKLKSTEIISFELNNECNRAYLLFLKYVLNYFNTLNALFQSKVPLIHVFQRESEKLFLSLGQNFIKKSELNTTCAVRSPHISLPIEEVFFGHECIDLLTTIPKAAANKIRMDCLQFYIIALEEIQRRLPLGTGIFAEMEFLSPEIAMGVKGNKNDFTFKNICSRM is encoded by the exons ATGATCGACGAGAGCACAGATATCGGCCTCAATAAGGATATGTGCATCCTGGCCAGGTTTTACGACGAAGAAAAGGGACGAGTTGTGGTAAAGTTGTTGGATCTACTACCAATAGGAGCTGATTGCACTGCAGATGCGCTGTACAAGACTTTTAAGGAATTAATTTTATCCCTAGGAATTCCATTTAATAACATAAgtg GCATGTGCAGCGACGGCGCAAATGTTATTGTCGGGAAATGCAATTCATTCGCTTCCAGGTTGATTAATGACATTCCAAACGTGGTCGTTGTAAAATGTATTTGCCATTCGGCCGCAATTATTGCAAGTAAAGCTTGCTTAGCACTGCCAAGAGCACCCGAAGATCTTTTGCGGCAAATCGGTTCGTATGTCTCTGGAAGTTCCAAGAGATGTGCGCAATTAGAAGCTGTGCAGGAAATGTTAGGTGGGAGGAAGAAAAAAATCCTAAGGATGTGTGCAACTAGATGGCTGTCACATCATAGGTGCGTCGAAAGTGTTTTAGAAAACTGGGAAGtgcttttagaattttttaagcaaGCTGTCGCGCAAGATAAGTTGAAATCTACAGAAATTATTTCGTTTGAACTCAATAACGAGTGTAATAGagcttatttactttttcttaagTATGTCCTCAACTATTTTAATACTCTAAATGCACTTTTTCAGTCCAAAGTGCCACTAATACATGTTTTTCAACGGGAatcagaaaaattatttttgagtctaggtcaaaatttcattaaaaagtcgGAACTTAATACTACTTGTGCTGTTAGATCACCGCATATTTCTCTACCAATCGAAGAAGTTTTTTTTGGACATGAGTGCATCGATCTCTTAACAACTATTCCGAAGGCTGCtgcaaacaaaataagaatgGATTGCCTGCAGTTTTACATTATTGCTTTAGAAGAAATACAGCGAAGATTGCCCCTTGGAACAGGTATATTTGCAGAAATGGAGTTTTTAAGTCCCGAAATTGCAATGGGGgtaaaaggaaacaaaaatgatttcacatttaaaaatatttgcagcagAATGTAG
- the LOC125776320 gene encoding tigger transposable element-derived protein 1-like has protein sequence MAPKRKRLSLRQKIVILNSLKSGEKPANIAKRHKINESSVRTIKRKENAIRKTFTECGSSSLTYSFNTRDVVMVKVERALVWWIEDLVHRRIPVDTRCIKEKATVFYEKFKCEKPSSSNMQNTKQFCASNGWLRCFLKRNSLHNVKITGESASADEEAAKIFPKTFSDTIKAHGYVADQIFNADETGLYWKKMPSRTYVAKQTKSVHGFKTAKERITLLLCSNASGDKLLKPLLVNKNLKPRALKGMDLKKLPVHWMANKKAWVTASLFKEWFEKCFVPEVRGYMISKNLEFKVLLLIDNAPGHPVIEHPNVKVLFLPPNTTSLLQPLDQGIIAALKTYYIKHSFRFILNKLESNSAINVISAWKDFNVKNCIDCIKIAVKDITKTTLSKCWKNLWQDVVLQEESDNEGLVTYAEIFELAKSIGGEGFDDMDIDDINELFDLYALDDAEIIHAIDNNNNNDLENAEDGEDEDAPPVSLSSKILREGLDKAADLENHFIDHDPNDERLSKFRRDFKNAMECYQDLYKEMHKEKSQRLLTDYFKN, from the exons ATGGCTCCTAAGCGCAAAAGATTAAGCCTTAggcaaaaaattgtaattttaaattctttaaaaagtggGGAAAAACCTGCAAACATTGCCAAGAGGCATAAGATTAACGAATCATCAGTTCGTACAATTAAAAGAAAGGAAAACGCCATAAGGAAAACTTTTACTGAATGCGGTTCCAGTAGCCTTACATATTCGTTCAACACTAGAGATGTCGTAATGGTGAAAGTTGAACGCGCGCTTGTATGGTGGATTGAGGACCTCGTCCATAGAAGAATTCCTGTGGATACTAGGTGCATAAAAGAAAAGGCCACtgtgttttatgaaaaatttaaatgcgaAAAACCATCTAGttcaaatatgcaaaatacGAAACAATTTTGTGCAAGTAATGGTTGGCTTAGGTGCTTCTTGAAAAGAAACTCGCTGCACAACGTCAAGATAACAGGCGAAAGTGCATCGGCAGATGAAGAGGCAGCAAAAATTTTCCCGAAAACTTTTTCAGACACAATTAAAGCACATGGCTATGTTGCAGACCAAATTTTCAATGCGGACGAAACCGGTCTATACTGGAAGAAAATGCCAAGCCGCACTTACGTAGCTAAACAAACCAAATCGGTGCACGGGTTTAAAACAGCAAAGGAGCGTATCACGCTCTTACTGTGTAGCAATGCATCAGGGGACAAGCTTTTAAAACCTCTATTagtgaacaaaaatttaaagccGCGAGCTTTGAAAG GAATGGATCTAAAGAAATTGCCAGTACATTGGATGGCAAACAAAAAGGCTTGGGTGACCGCATCGCTTTTCAAGGAGTGGTTCGAAAAGTGTTTTGTGCCTGAAGTAAGAGGATACATGATCTCTAAAAACTTGGAATTTAAAGTGTTGTTATTAATTGACAATGCACCTGGACACCCAGTTATTGAGCACCCAAACGTCAAAGTGCTATTTCTTCCCCCAAACACAACATCTCTTTTGCAACCGCTGGACCAAGGCATCATTGCAGCTTTAAAAACTTATTACATAAAGCATTCGTTTAGGTTCATTTTGAATAAATTGGAAAGTAATTCCGCAATTAATGTGATTTCTGCTTGGAAAGATTTTAATGTAAAGAATTGTATCGATTGTATTAAAATTGCCGTAAAGGATATTACAAAAACCACCCTAAGTAAATGCTGGAAAAATCTTTGGCAAGATGTTGTGTTACAAGAAGAAAGTGATAATGAAGGACTTGTTACCTACGCGGAAATATTTGAATTAGCCAAAAGCATCGGCGGTGAAGGGTTTGACGACATGGATATTGACGATATTAATGAACTGTTTGATCTGTATGCTCTAGACGATGCGGAAATTATTCATGcaattgataataataataataatgacctTGAAAATGCAGAAGATGGAGAAGATGAAGATGCTCCACCCGTTTCACTTTCGTCAAAAATACTTCGAGAAGGATTAGACAAAGCTGCTGACCTTGAAAATCATTTTATAGATCATGATCCTAATGATGAACGCTTATCAAAGTTTCGTCGAGATTTTAAAAACGCTATGGAGTGCTACCAGGATTTATATAAAGAGATGCATAAAGAAAAATCCCAAAGATTATTAACAGATTATTTCAAGAACTAA